In the genome of Streptomyces sp. NBC_00190, one region contains:
- the ybeY gene encoding rRNA maturation RNase YbeY, whose amino-acid sequence MSIDVNNESGTEVDERAILDIARYALTRMRIHPLSELSVIVIDEDAMEQLHIQWMDLPGPTDVMSFPMDELRPPAKDDEEPPQGLLGDIVLCPEVAKKQGEEAPTQHSMDEELQLLTVHGVLHLLGYDHEEPDEKAEMFGLQAAIVDGWRGERGMTGPSPAPTVS is encoded by the coding sequence ATGTCGATCGACGTCAACAACGAGTCCGGAACCGAGGTCGACGAGCGGGCGATCCTCGACATCGCCCGCTACGCGCTCACCCGGATGCGGATCCACCCGCTCTCCGAGCTCTCCGTCATCGTCATCGACGAGGACGCGATGGAGCAGCTCCACATCCAGTGGATGGACCTGCCCGGACCCACCGACGTCATGTCCTTCCCGATGGACGAGCTCCGTCCGCCGGCGAAGGACGACGAGGAGCCCCCGCAGGGGCTCCTCGGTGACATCGTGCTCTGCCCCGAGGTCGCCAAGAAGCAGGGCGAGGAAGCCCCGACGCAGCACTCCATGGACGAGGAGCTCCAGCTCCTGACCGTCCACGGGGTGCTGCACCTGCTCGGTTACGACCACGAGGAGCCGGACGAGAAGGCCGAGATGTTCGGCCTGCAGGCGGCCATCGTCGACGGCTGGCGCGGTGAGCGCGGCATGACGGGCCCGTCCCCGGCGCCCACCGTCTCGTGA
- a CDS encoding PhoH family protein, whose translation MTQTPTAQIPAPGQARAHFTVPATHPMVTVLGSGDALLRVIERAFPKADIHVRGNQVSAVGNATEVALIQRLFDEMMLVLRTGQPMTEDAVERSIAMLRANGSGVEGGEETPAEVLTQNILSSRGRTIRPKTLNQKRYVDAIDKNTIVFGIGPAGTGKTYLAMAKAVQALQSKQVSRIILTRPAVEAGERLGFLPGTLFDKIDPYLRPLYDALHDMIDPDSIPRLMAAGTIEVAPLAYMRGRTLNEAFVVLDEAQNTTPEQMKMFLTRLGFDSKIVITGDITQVDLLPGGTRSGLRQVQSILEGVPDIHFSRLTSEDVVRHKLVGRIVDAYEKYEDGQDGRNGQHGK comes from the coding sequence ATGACTCAGACACCCACAGCCCAGATCCCAGCGCCGGGCCAGGCGCGAGCCCACTTCACCGTTCCGGCCACGCACCCGATGGTGACGGTGCTCGGCTCGGGTGACGCCCTGTTGCGCGTGATCGAGAGGGCCTTCCCCAAGGCCGACATCCACGTGCGGGGCAATCAGGTCAGCGCTGTCGGGAACGCGACGGAAGTCGCTCTGATCCAGCGCCTGTTCGACGAGATGATGCTGGTGCTCCGCACCGGGCAGCCGATGACGGAGGACGCAGTGGAACGCTCGATCGCCATGCTCCGGGCCAATGGCAGCGGCGTGGAAGGAGGGGAGGAGACGCCCGCCGAGGTGCTCACCCAGAACATCCTCTCCAGCCGCGGCCGCACCATCCGGCCCAAGACCCTCAACCAGAAGCGGTACGTCGACGCGATCGACAAGAACACGATCGTCTTCGGCATCGGCCCCGCCGGTACCGGCAAGACCTACCTCGCCATGGCCAAGGCGGTCCAGGCCCTGCAGTCCAAGCAGGTCAGCCGGATCATCCTGACCCGGCCGGCCGTCGAGGCGGGGGAGCGGCTCGGCTTCCTGCCGGGCACGCTCTTCGACAAGATCGACCCGTACCTGCGTCCGCTCTACGACGCGCTGCACGACATGATCGACCCGGACTCGATCCCCCGGCTGATGGCCGCCGGGACCATCGAGGTGGCGCCCCTGGCGTACATGCGCGGCCGCACCCTGAACGAGGCGTTCGTCGTCCTCGACGAGGCGCAGAACACGACTCCGGAACAGATGAAGATGTTCCTGACCCGGCTCGGTTTCGACTCGAAGATCGTCATCACCGGTGACATCACCCAGGTCGACCTGCTGCCGGGCGGCACCAGGAGCGGTCTGCGCCAGGTGCAGTCGATCCTCGAAGGGGTTCCGGACATCCACTTCTCGCGGCTCACGTCCGAGGATGTCGTCCGGCACAAGCTGGTCGGCCGTATCGTCGACGCGTACGAGAAGTACGAGGACGGCCAGGACGGCCGGAACGGCCAACACGGGAAGTAG
- a CDS encoding carbohydrate kinase family protein: MTSRDSDDIRAAAVDPLGPLRDPQEPGCDVFLTGTVFLDIIFTGLDSAPVRGTESWARGMGSSPGGVANMATALARLGLRTSLAAAFGDDHYGEYCWDALEQGEGIDLSMSRTIPGWHSPVTVSMAYEGERTMVSHGHEAPPPAGPGPFPQCPPRARAAVASLGPGRGAEWIGEAARRGSRVFADVGWDESGRWELGALADLEHCEAFLPNAGEAMRYTRTDCPRAAARALAEKVPIAVVTMGAEGSYAVDGRTGETARVPGIAVDELDPTGAGDVYVAGFVTGTLAGWPLADRLAFAGLTAALSVQEFGGSLSAPGWPEVAHWWRAAPDGLRGRYGFLDDLIPPGSTPAARRRAVPTIGFRHSA, encoded by the coding sequence GTGACCAGTCGGGACAGCGACGACATCCGCGCAGCAGCAGTGGACCCGCTCGGTCCGCTGCGTGACCCCCAGGAGCCGGGCTGCGACGTCTTCCTGACCGGAACGGTCTTCCTCGACATCATCTTCACGGGCCTCGACTCGGCCCCGGTGCGCGGTACGGAGTCCTGGGCGCGCGGCATGGGCTCCAGCCCGGGCGGCGTCGCCAACATGGCCACGGCCCTCGCCCGCCTCGGCCTGCGCACCTCGCTCGCCGCGGCCTTCGGCGACGACCACTACGGGGAGTACTGCTGGGACGCCCTCGAACAGGGCGAGGGCATCGACCTCTCCATGTCGCGGACCATCCCCGGCTGGCACAGCCCCGTCACCGTCTCGATGGCGTACGAGGGCGAGCGCACGATGGTCTCGCACGGCCACGAGGCACCTCCCCCGGCGGGCCCCGGCCCCTTCCCGCAGTGCCCGCCGCGGGCCCGGGCGGCCGTGGCCTCACTGGGGCCCGGCCGGGGCGCGGAGTGGATCGGCGAGGCGGCGCGGCGCGGCTCGCGGGTCTTCGCGGACGTGGGCTGGGACGAGAGCGGCCGCTGGGAGCTGGGGGCCCTGGCCGACCTGGAGCACTGCGAGGCCTTCCTGCCGAACGCGGGCGAGGCCATGCGGTACACGCGGACCGACTGCCCGCGCGCGGCGGCCCGGGCGCTGGCGGAGAAGGTGCCGATCGCCGTGGTGACGATGGGCGCGGAGGGCTCGTACGCGGTGGACGGGCGCACCGGCGAGACCGCGCGGGTCCCGGGGATCGCGGTGGACGAGCTGGACCCGACCGGGGCGGGGGACGTGTACGTGGCGGGCTTCGTCACCGGCACCCTCGCGGGCTGGCCACTGGCGGACCGGCTGGCCTTCGCCGGGCTGACGGCGGCCCTGTCGGTCCAGGAGTTCGGCGGCTCCCTGTCGGCCCCCGGCTGGCCGGAGGTGGCCCACTGGTGGCGGGCCGCCCCGGACGGGCTGCGCGGCCGGTACGGCTTCCTGGACGACCTGATCCCGCCCGGCTCGACCCCGGCGGCGCGGCGCAGGGCGGTGCCGACGATCGGCTTCCGGCACTCCGCGTAA
- a CDS encoding ribonuclease Z, whose product MSVREFVVLGTASQVPTRHRNHNGYLLRWDGEGILFDPGEGTQRQMLRAGVAAHDINRICVTHFHGDHSLGLAGVIQRINLDRVPHAVTAHYPASGQKFFDRLRYATAYRETVLIDEEPVAGDGTLTLARGTSYVLEARRLSHPVESFGYRITEPDGRRMVPELLARHGIKGPDVGRIQREGRLDGVTLEEVSEPKPGQRFAFVMDTRLCEGVEALAEGCDMLVIESTFLDEDAQLAADHGHLTAGQAARTARDGGVRHLVLTHFSQRYTDPSVFERQARESGFEGELTVAADLVRVPLPKRT is encoded by the coding sequence GTGTCCGTACGCGAGTTCGTGGTGCTGGGCACCGCCAGTCAGGTGCCCACCCGCCACCGCAACCACAACGGCTACCTGCTGCGCTGGGACGGCGAGGGCATCCTCTTCGACCCGGGCGAGGGCACCCAGCGCCAGATGCTGCGCGCAGGGGTGGCCGCGCACGACATCAACCGGATCTGCGTCACCCACTTCCACGGTGACCACAGCCTCGGCCTCGCCGGGGTGATCCAGCGGATCAACCTCGACCGGGTCCCGCACGCCGTCACCGCCCACTACCCGGCCTCGGGGCAGAAGTTCTTCGACCGGCTGCGGTACGCCACGGCCTACCGGGAGACCGTCCTGATCGACGAGGAACCGGTGGCCGGGGACGGGACGCTGACGCTGGCGCGCGGGACCTCGTACGTCCTGGAGGCGCGGCGGCTCTCGCACCCGGTGGAGTCCTTCGGCTACCGGATCACGGAGCCCGACGGGCGCCGCATGGTGCCGGAGCTGCTCGCGCGGCACGGGATCAAGGGGCCGGACGTCGGCCGGATCCAGCGCGAGGGGCGGCTGGACGGGGTCACGCTGGAGGAGGTCAGCGAGCCGAAGCCGGGGCAGCGGTTCGCGTTCGTCATGGACACCCGGCTGTGCGAGGGCGTGGAGGCGCTCGCCGAAGGCTGCGACATGCTGGTCATCGAGTCGACCTTCCTCGACGAGGACGCGCAGCTGGCCGCCGACCACGGACACCTCACGGCCGGGCAGGCGGCGCGGACGGCGCGGGACGGGGGCGTGAGGCACCTCGTGCTGACGCACTTCTCGCAGCGGTACACCGATCCGTCCGTGTTCGAACGCCAGGCCCGCGAGTCGGGGTTCGAGGGCGAACTGACGGTGGCTGCGGACCTGGTACGGGTGCCGCTGCCCAAGCGCACCTAG
- a CDS encoding histidine triad nucleotide-binding protein, with product MAGEPQADCLFCKIVAGNIPATVVRETETTVAFRDINPQAPTHVLVIPKVHYPDAASLAAAEPAVVADILTEAGRIAAEEKIDDHGYRVVFNTGAGAGQTVFHAHLHVLGGRGLQWPPG from the coding sequence ATGGCCGGGGAACCGCAGGCCGACTGCCTGTTCTGCAAGATCGTCGCGGGGAACATCCCGGCGACCGTGGTCCGGGAGACGGAGACGACCGTCGCCTTCCGGGACATCAACCCGCAGGCACCCACGCACGTGCTCGTCATCCCCAAGGTGCACTACCCCGACGCGGCCTCCCTCGCCGCCGCCGAGCCGGCCGTCGTCGCCGACATACTGACCGAGGCCGGGCGGATCGCCGCCGAGGAGAAGATCGACGACCACGGCTACCGGGTCGTGTTCAACACCGGCGCCGGCGCCGGCCAGACCGTCTTCCACGCCCACCTGCACGTCCTCGGAGGCCGCGGCCTCCAGTGGCCCCCCGGATAG